One Triticum dicoccoides isolate Atlit2015 ecotype Zavitan chromosome 5B, WEW_v2.0, whole genome shotgun sequence genomic window carries:
- the LOC119305485 gene encoding uncharacterized protein LOC119305485, with amino-acid sequence MPPRSSSAPKPTQQQQLSVTKGQPAQEADRAAAMESKRSPCAPAVAVLLLLLFVLMPDEADAQVFCRSQFNLANEACSLRTYPGANPAVPPRRPLLLNASSSASGYELQAAGDEHSASGGHGGDHGGSHGGEHGSSHGSEHGGSHVRRRHGHQHHVGGADPYDTACCRRLMGIDNACICQAMSFLPQFMSRVKHSIKLTPVPGCDISFECAGVY; translated from the coding sequence ATGCCACCCAGATCATCATCCGCTCCAAAGCCAACACAGCAGCAGCAGCTGTCAGTAACCAAGGGACAGCCAGCCCAGGAAGCAGACAGAGCGGCAGCAATGGAGAGCAAGAGATCGCCGTGCGCGCCGGCCGTGgcggtgctcctcctcctcctgttcgTCCTCATGCCGGACGAGGCGGACGCCCAGGTGTTCTGCCGGTCCCAGTTCAACCTGGCCAACGAGGCCTGCAGCCTGCGGACTTACCCCGGCGCCAACCCGGCGGTGCCCCCGCGGCGGCCACTTCTTCTCAACGCCTCATCGTCCGCCAGCGGCTACGAGCTGCAGGCGGCCGGCGACGAGCACAGCGccagcggcggccatggcggcgaccACGGCGGCAGCCATGGCGGCGAGCACGGGAGCAGCCACGGCAGCGAGCACGGGGGCAGCCACGTCAGGCGCCGCCATGGGCACCAGCACCACGTAGGAGGCGCGGACCCGTACGACACGGCGTGCTGCCGGCGCCTCATGGGCATCGACAACGCCTGCATCTGCCAGGCCATGTCCTTCCTCCCGCAGTTCATGAGCAGGGTCAAGCACTCCATCAAGCTCACCCCAGTCCCAGGCTGCGACATCTCCTTCGAGTGCGCCGGCGTCTACTGA
- the LOC119308809 gene encoding pathogenesis-related genes transcriptional activator PTI6-like has product MMVPCSRKVRISCCDPDATDSSDEDDRHAKKEKRMTMEVLVPVKTSGPLKSRKTLVPCGTKKSMGTEKKQPTSKYPGVRLRSWGKWAAEIRDPVSKTRKWIGTFTSEEAAAAAYEAERNRVRTEMLAIKSRSPPSEHEAVSSEATVSCVSSSVSSGDQKAQEVHKLASMEIDPDTADESLLHCSPEPLGKEIQVDAFLGRMNVDESLVHCSSTPSDEEIPVDAFRSQMNELPIGDYVCATDKLSLDDISRLADMFPVNDFVDTTGEPPGDDYIGLADISHLPMPMFELDAELNWEGFDFASMERELEKL; this is encoded by the coding sequence ATGATGGTACCTTGTTCGCGGAAGGTCCGCATTTCCTGCTGTGATCCTGACGCCACCGATTCCTCTGATGAAGATGATCGGCATGCGAAGAAGGAAAAGAGAATGACAATGGAGGTACTAGTTCCAGTGAAAACCTCCGGACCCCTCAAGTCTCGAAAGACCCTTGTGCCATGTGGCACCAAGAAATCAATGGGTACAGAGAAGAAGCAACCAACCAGCAAGTACCCTGGTGTGCGCCTGCGGTCATGGGGTAAGTGGGCTGCGGAGATACGTGATCCTGTGAGCAAGACCCGGAAATGGATTGGCACATTTACCTCTGAGGAGGCCGCTGCTGCAGCATATGAGGCAGAACGGAACCGGGTACGCACTGAGATGTTGGCCATCAAATCTCGGTCACCTCCATCAGAACATGAAGCTGTGTCCAGCGAAGCTACTGTATCCTGTGTGTCTTCATCTGTGTCGTCCGGTGACCAGAAAGCACAAGAGGTACACAAGTTAGCGTCAATGGAGATAGACCCTGACACTGCTGATGAGAGCTTACTGCACTGCTCACCGGAACCGCTAGGTAAAGAAATCCAGGTAGATGCTTTCCTTGGCCGGATGAATGTTGATGAAAGCTTAGTGCACTGCTCATCGACACCTAGCGATGAAGAAATTCCTGTGGATGCATTCCGCAGCCAGATGAACGAGCTTCCTATCGGCGACTATGTTTGCGCAACTGACAAACTCTCACTGGATGATATTTCAAGGCTGGCAGATATGTTTCCTGTCAATGACTTCGTCGACACAACAGGCGAGCCGCCTGGTGACGACTACATCGGGCTGGCAGACATCAGCCATCTACCGATGCCAATGTTCGAGTTGGATGCAGAACTTAATTGGGAAGGCTTCGACTTTGCTTCGATGGAACGTGAACTAGAGAAACTTTGA